The genome window GCTCGGTGAGCATCGCCTGCTCCGCCGGCCGGTAGCGGCGTCTGGGCGCCGCGATCCGGACGGTCGTGGTGAGCGTGATGGAGCGGACCGGCCCGCCGCCGGTCCTGCTCACCCCGATCCGGAACGACAGCGTCGGCACCGCCGCGAAGCGCACCGGTGCCGCGCCGGTCACCTGGAAGGCCAGCTCCGGCGCAGCCTGGCGCCCGTCCGGCACACCGGCTCCGGTCGGGATCTCCCGCTCGCCGGTGGTCACGACGGCGACAGGTTCGGCATGCCCGGCAGGATCGGCCCCTTGCCCCTCGGCCGGATCCCCGTGGAGCGCGCGGCGGTCGAGGTGCCGTCGGGCAGGTGACCGCGCTGCCGCTCGTAGTTGCCCTCGGTGTTGCCCTCCGGCACACCCCGGGTGTGGGAGGGCCCGTCGACCTTCACGTCCGGTCTGCCCACTCTGATCCTGGCCATGTCATTCCTCCCCACCTGCGGGCCCGGCCCGTCTGCCGGCGTCCGGGGACAGCTCGGCGAAGAACCGCCGCACGTGCTCCCAGACCTCGTCGCCGCCGTTGAAGCCCTGCCACCGGGTGCGCAGCACCGCCACCAGCCGGTAGCACTCGTCGAGCGGCAGCAGCCAGTACTCGCGCGCACCGCGGACGCGGTTGGCCAGCAGCGCCTCAACGTCCGGTTCCAGGCCGCCCAGCACCGGGTTGTCCTCGACGACCTCCTGCCACGTGCCGAGCTCCAGCTCGGAGCGCATCGTCCCCATCGGACTCGGGTAGTAGCCGGTGACGCGGTCCGATTCGCCGCTGCGCACGAAGAAGGCCAGGTCCACCGGGATTCCCAGGGCGGCCCAGCCGAGGTCGTCGAGCCGGAAGTCCTCCAGCAGGCGCGGGCGGGTGCGGATCAGCCGGTAGTGGCCGCCGCCCGCGGCGCGTTGGTCGAACAGGACACCGCAGGGCTGGCACGCGCAGGAGATCTCGCCGGTTCCGAGGTCGACGAGGTGGCGGTGGCCTCCGGGCAGCGGTTCGGAGCACAGGTCGCAGCGTTCCTCGGGTGCGGCCTCCGCCGCGGCCGGCTGCCCCCGCGCCATCCGGCGCAGCGGTGAACCTGCGAACGCACGCGTCATCGCTCACGCACCACCCGGAACGCTTCCACCGGCGAACAGCGCCTCCACCGGGATCACCGCCGCCGCCTTCGGCGCCTGCTCCTCCACCACCTCGACGCGGCCGACCTCAGGGGCGGCCTGCGCGACGGCGTCCTCCACGGCCGCGCGCAGACGAGCGGACGTCGAACCGCAGCCGCCCGGTCCGATCCGCACGCGCACCGCCCCGTCGGTGAAGGACAGCAGCTCCACGCCGCCGCCCGCGAAACGCGCCACCTCGGCCAGCACCCGCCGCACCCTGGTCTCGGTGTCCACCGGGTGCAGGTCGTGCACCAGCAGCAGGTGCGAGACCAGCTCGTCTTCGCCCAGCTCGGTGAGCAGCGCGCGGTCGCCGGAGCGCTCGACGCGCTCCACCACCCGCGCGAGGCAGTCGCCGTAGAGGGCGACCAGCGCCCGCACCGCCTCCAGCGCCTGCGCGCCTGCGGCGTCCTGGCGCGCCTCCAGCGCCGACAGCAGCGACTCGACCCGGCCGACGTGCTCCCTGGTCTGCTCATCGTCCCAAGACATGGCGTCCCCGTCCCGTCACGCCGAGCCGCCGAACATCGGCGAATGCGACTTCTGCAGCACCCGGCCACCGCCGAGGTACATGTGGACCCCGCACGGCAGGCACGGGTCGAAGCTGCGCACGGTGCGCATGATGTCGATGCCCTTGAAGTCGTCGGGCCCGTTCTCCTCGAAGATCGGCTGGCCCTGCACCGCGTCCTCGTAGGGCCCTGGCGTGCCGTAGAAGTCGCGCGGGCTGGCGTTCCACGGCGTCGGCGGGTACGGGTGGTAGTTGGCGATCTTGCCGTCGCGGATGACCAGGTGATGCGACAGCACACCGCGCACGGCCTCGTGGAATCCGACGCCGATCGCCTCGTCCGGGACGTCGAAGTCGGCGAACACCCTGGTGTTTCCCGAGCGGACCTCGGCCAGCGCGCGGTCCAGGAAGTACTGCGCCATCCCCGCGGCGTAGGCGACGAAGTACATCCGCGCGCGGTTGCGCTCGATGGTGTTGGGGAACGCCGGCGGCGTCCACTCCAGCTGCATGTCGGGCAGCGACTGGCCGCGCGGCAGGTCGATCTGCACGCTACGTCCGGTGGAACGCACGTAGGGGGTGTTGACCAGCCCGGCCAGCGCCGTGGCCCACAACCGCGCGATCGGCCCGCCGCCGGTGTCCAGCGCGAGGTGGTCGCCGGTGCGCTTGTCGAACCAGCGCGGGCTCATCACCCAGCTGTAGTTGCCGCCGTCGAGGTCGCGCTTCTGCGGCGCGGGCAGCGTGGTCTGGTTCCACGGGTGGCGCTGGTCGACCGGGTTGCCCAGCGGGTCGCGGTCGACGAACGTGTGCTCGCCTGCCCAGTCCTCGTAGTAGGAGCTGCCGAGCAGGATGCGCATCCCGAGGTTGATGTCGACCAGGCTGGTGGTGACCAGCTCGTTGTCCACCACGATGCCGGGCGTGACGAACATCGACCGGCCCCACTCGGTCATGTTGCGGTAGTCGTAGTCGACGACCTCCGGGTCCTGGAAGCAGCCCCAGCAGCCCAGCAGCGTGCGCCGCCTGCCGACCTCCTCGTAGCCGGGCAGCGCCTCGTAGAAGAAGTCGAAGACGTCGTCGTTCATCGCCACGGCGCGCTTGACGAAGTCCAGCACCCGCACCAGCCGGACCTGGTAGTCGGTGAAGACCTGCGGCGTGGCCACCGTGCCCACCCCGCCCGGGTACAGCGTCGACGGGTGTACGTGCCTGCCCTCCATCAGGCAGCACATCTCCCGGGTCACCCGGCTCATCTCCAGCGCCGCCTTGTACATCTCGCCCTCGAAGGGGTTGAACGAGCGCATGATGTCGGCGATGGTGCGGTAGCCGTGGATGTCGCCGCGCGGCGCGGACTTCTGCTCGGCCTGCCGGACGACGCCGGGGTTGGTCTCCGAGACCATCTTCTCGCAGAAGTCGATGAAGACCATGTTGTCCTGGAAGATGGTGTGGTCGAACATGAACTCGGCCGCCTCGCCGAGGTTGATGATCCACTCGCCCAGCGGCGGGGTCTTGACCCCGTAGGCCATGTTCTGCGCGTAGATCGAGCAGACCGCGTGGTTGTCACCGCAGATGCCGCAGATCCGGCTGGTGATGAAGTGCGCGTCGCGCGGGTCCTTGCCCTTCATGAAGACGCTGTAGCCGCGGAAGATCGAGGACGTGCTCTTGCACTCCACGACCTCGTTGTTGGTGAAGTCGACCTTGGTGTAGATGCCCAGGTTCCCGATGATCCGGGTGATCGGGTCGAACTCGACGTCGACGATGTTGCGCTGCTGCGCACCGGCTTTGGTCCGCTGAGTGGCCATGTGTGCGTTCTCCCTCGGGGGCTATCGGTTCGGCCACCGCGGCTGGTAGCCGGTGGTGAGCTCGTGGCCGTTGTGGCGCCACTTCGGTTCCCGGTCGGCGTTGCGGTTGGTGAAGCCGCGCATCATCCGGATGAACGGGCCGTAGGCCCGCAGCAGTCCGGCCGACAGGGTGCCGCCCGGCGGTTCGTCCATGAACGGCATGAACTTGTCCGGGAAGCCCGGCATGGTGCAGGCGATGCAGATGCCGCCGACGTTGGGGCAGCCGCCGATGCCGTCCATCCAGCCGCGCTTGGTGACGTTGCAGTTGACCACCGGGCCCCAGCACCCGACCTTCACCAGGCACTTCGGCGAGTTGTAGTCCCTGGCGAAGTCGGCCTGCTCGTAGTAGGCGGCGCGGTCGCAGCCCTCGTGCACCGTCTTGCCGAACAGCCACGTCGGCCGCAGCTGCTCGTCGAGCGGGATGGTCGGCGCCAGCCCCGCGGCCTGGTGCAGCACCCACAGCAGGGTTTCCATGAAGTTGTCCGGCTGCACGGGGCATCCCGGGACGTTGACGATCGGCAGCCCGCCCGCGGTGCGGAAGTCCGGGCCGAGATAGTCGGCCAGCCCCATGCAGCCGGTCGGGTTGCCCGCCATCGCGTGGATGCCGCCGAAGGTGGCGCAGGTGCCGATGGCCACGACCGCCCACGCCTTCGGCGCCAGGCGGTCGATCCACTGGTTGAGGGTGATCGGCTCGCCGGTGTCCGGGTCGTTGCCCATCGAGGTCCAGTAGCCCCCGGGGTTGATGTTCTCGTTGGGGATGGAACCCTCGACGACGAGGATGAACGGCTCCAGCTCGCCGCGGGCGGCCTGGTGGAAGGCCGCCATGAAGT of Saccharopolyspora erythraea contains these proteins:
- a CDS encoding NifU family protein, yielding MSWDDEQTREHVGRVESLLSALEARQDAAGAQALEAVRALVALYGDCLARVVERVERSGDRALLTELGEDELVSHLLLVHDLHPVDTETRVRRVLAEVARFAGGGVELLSFTDGAVRVRIGPGGCGSTSARLRAAVEDAVAQAAPEVGRVEVVEEQAPKAAAVIPVEALFAGGSVPGGA
- a CDS encoding DUF5947 family protein; its protein translation is MTRAFAGSPLRRMARGQPAAAEAAPEERCDLCSEPLPGGHRHLVDLGTGEISCACQPCGVLFDQRAAGGGHYRLIRTRPRLLEDFRLDDLGWAALGIPVDLAFFVRSGESDRVTGYYPSPMGTMRSELELGTWQEVVEDNPVLGGLEPDVEALLANRVRGAREYWLLPLDECYRLVAVLRTRWQGFNGGDEVWEHVRRFFAELSPDAGRRAGPAGGEE
- a CDS encoding hydrogenase expression protein HypE, which encodes MSSTPTAFDEVHILWTSEGMSCDGDTVSVTNATLPSIEDVVLGTVPGLPKVHLHNKVLAYETGSDFMAAFHQAARGELEPFILVVEGSIPNENINPGGYWTSMGNDPDTGEPITLNQWIDRLAPKAWAVVAIGTCATFGGIHAMAGNPTGCMGLADYLGPDFRTAGGLPIVNVPGCPVQPDNFMETLLWVLHQAAGLAPTIPLDEQLRPTWLFGKTVHEGCDRAAYYEQADFARDYNSPKCLVKVGCWGPVVNCNVTKRGWMDGIGGCPNVGGICIACTMPGFPDKFMPFMDEPPGGTLSAGLLRAYGPFIRMMRGFTNRNADREPKWRHNGHELTTGYQPRWPNR
- a CDS encoding nickel-dependent hydrogenase large subunit, producing MATQRTKAGAQQRNIVDVEFDPITRIIGNLGIYTKVDFTNNEVVECKSTSSIFRGYSVFMKGKDPRDAHFITSRICGICGDNHAVCSIYAQNMAYGVKTPPLGEWIINLGEAAEFMFDHTIFQDNMVFIDFCEKMVSETNPGVVRQAEQKSAPRGDIHGYRTIADIMRSFNPFEGEMYKAALEMSRVTREMCCLMEGRHVHPSTLYPGGVGTVATPQVFTDYQVRLVRVLDFVKRAVAMNDDVFDFFYEALPGYEEVGRRRTLLGCWGCFQDPEVVDYDYRNMTEWGRSMFVTPGIVVDNELVTTSLVDINLGMRILLGSSYYEDWAGEHTFVDRDPLGNPVDQRHPWNQTTLPAPQKRDLDGGNYSWVMSPRWFDKRTGDHLALDTGGGPIARLWATALAGLVNTPYVRSTGRSVQIDLPRGQSLPDMQLEWTPPAFPNTIERNRARMYFVAYAAGMAQYFLDRALAEVRSGNTRVFADFDVPDEAIGVGFHEAVRGVLSHHLVIRDGKIANYHPYPPTPWNASPRDFYGTPGPYEDAVQGQPIFEENGPDDFKGIDIMRTVRSFDPCLPCGVHMYLGGGRVLQKSHSPMFGGSA